In the genome of Deinococcus reticulitermitis, one region contains:
- the uraH gene encoding hydroxyisourate hydrolase encodes MSAQAGLTTHVLDTARGRPAGGVRVELFEVTGAERRKVTEVVTNADGRTDAPLIERGRLEAATYELVFHVAAYFDDFGAAPSVPFLDVVTLRFTVGETSGHYHVPLVMTPWSYSTYRGS; translated from the coding sequence GTGAGCGCCCAAGCCGGGTTGACCACGCATGTGCTCGATACGGCCCGGGGTCGTCCGGCGGGTGGCGTCCGGGTGGAGCTGTTTGAGGTGACGGGCGCCGAACGCCGCAAGGTCACCGAGGTGGTGACGAACGCCGACGGGCGCACCGACGCGCCTCTGATCGAGCGTGGCCGCCTGGAGGCAGCGACCTACGAGCTTGTCTTTCACGTGGCCGCGTACTTCGACGACTTCGGGGCCGCGCCGAGCGTCCCGTTTCTGGACGTCGTGACCCTGCGCTTCACGGTGGGCGAGACGTCCGGGCACTATCACGTCCCGCTGGTCATGACCCCCTGGTCGTACTCCACCTACCGAGGCAGCTGA
- the uraD gene encoding 2-oxo-4-hydroxy-4-carboxy-5-ureidoimidazoline decarboxylase, producing MSAQALNAQPPPLPLANVNVLSLPDVVWNFGGALEHSPRYAEGVGALRPFAQVEDLAAAFTAAVLADSPEQQLALIRAHPDLAGKAALAGEVTAESASEQASAGLDRLTPGEYDEFHRVNAAYHAEFDLPCIVCVRENTGASILSGAATRLEDTPEQEQATAPREIGKIIRLRILDLVRQDEGGAAT from the coding sequence TTGAGCGCCCAGGCCCTGAACGCCCAGCCTCCCCCCCTCCCCCTGGCGAACGTGAACGTCCTGTCCTTACCCGACGTCGTGTGGAACTTCGGCGGCGCGCTGGAACACAGCCCGCGCTACGCCGAGGGGGTAGGAGCGCTGCGCCCCTTCGCCCAGGTGGAAGACCTCGCCGCCGCCTTCACAGCCGCCGTCCTCGCCGACTCGCCCGAGCAGCAGCTCGCCCTGATCCGGGCGCACCCCGACCTCGCCGGGAAAGCGGCCCTCGCGGGTGAGGTGACCGCTGAATCCGCCTCCGAGCAGGCGTCGGCAGGGCTCGACCGCCTGACCCCGGGGGAGTATGACGAGTTCCACCGCGTCAACGCCGCATACCACGCCGAGTTCGACCTGCCCTGCATCGTCTGCGTGCGCGAGAATACCGGGGCCAGCATCCTGAGCGGTGCCGCGACCCGCCTGGAAGACACACCCGAACAGGAACAGGCCACTGCCCCGCGGGAAATCGGCAAGATCATCCGTCTCAGAATTCTCGACCTGGTTCGCCAGGATGAAGGAGGAGCAGCCACATGA
- a CDS encoding GNAT family N-acetyltransferase, whose product MTGVVRPAGPGDLAALGRVAYDTAFFGESARRFFPDEALFADLWVRPYLSGGLGFVGLRGGRVVGSILGVTGPAAYRRAWLGAAPTLLSRALAGAYSRLPGCLPYLGRAGLFSLGHAPTSHFPAHLHLNVLEGARGTGLGGRLLDTFLAELGRRGVPGVQLSTTRENVAALALYEKRGFRVWTERERALWRPWLGRNAVHVVMVRRL is encoded by the coding sequence GTGACGGGCGTGGTCCGGCCCGCCGGTCCCGGTGACCTCGCGGCGCTGGGGCGGGTGGCCTACGACACCGCCTTTTTCGGGGAATCGGCCCGGCGCTTCTTTCCCGACGAGGCGCTGTTTGCCGACCTGTGGGTCCGGCCCTACCTGAGCGGGGGGCTGGGCTTCGTCGGCCTGCGGGGGGGCAGGGTGGTCGGCTCGATTCTGGGGGTGACGGGTCCGGCGGCCTACCGCCGCGCCTGGCTGGGCGCCGCGCCCACACTTCTCTCCCGCGCCCTGGCCGGAGCGTACTCCCGGTTGCCCGGCTGCCTGCCGTACCTGGGGCGGGCGGGCCTCTTCAGCCTGGGGCACGCGCCCACCTCCCACTTTCCAGCGCACCTGCACCTCAACGTGCTGGAAGGGGCGCGGGGGACCGGGCTGGGCGGGCGGCTGCTGGACACCTTCCTGGCCGAGCTGGGCCGCCGGGGGGTGCCGGGCGTGCAGCTCTCCACCACCCGCGAGAACGTGGCGGCCCTGGCCCTCTACGAGAAACGCGGCTTCCGGGTCTGGACCGAGCGCGAGAGGGCGCTGTGGCGGCCCTGGCTGGGCCGGAACGCGGTTCACGTCGTGATGGTGAGGCGGCTTTGA
- a CDS encoding Atu2307/SP_0267 family LLM class monooxygenase, whose product MTLPEVQTPNPPSPDRPFELGLYTFADLIPDPVTGEQVSPEVRMRHLIEEIELADQVGLDVFGLGEHHRADYLVSSPATVLTAAAARTRRIRLTSAVTVLGTEDPVRVFQQFSTLDLISGGRAEIMAGRGSFAESFPLFYGQRPFDYDRLFAEKLDLLLRLRRETAPHWSGEFRPALTGQEVHPRPVQRELPVWLAVGGTPASAVRAGELGLPMALAIIGGMPERFRGFAELYRQSAQAAGQVARLGINSHGFIAATSQEAARTYYPPHVAMMNRIGRERGWPPLTPEAFQGGRGLRGALFVGDPEEVTTKILHQHDLFGHHRFLMQPVGTLPHSSMMKSIELFGTQVAPTVRREIARRQAQATPTTA is encoded by the coding sequence ATGACCCTGCCCGAAGTCCAGACGCCAAACCCGCCCTCTCCAGACAGGCCTTTTGAGCTCGGTCTGTACACCTTCGCCGACCTGATTCCCGATCCCGTGACCGGCGAACAGGTGAGCCCCGAGGTGCGGATGCGGCACCTGATCGAGGAGATCGAGCTCGCCGATCAGGTGGGACTCGACGTGTTCGGCCTGGGCGAGCACCACCGCGCCGACTACCTCGTGTCCTCGCCCGCGACGGTGCTCACGGCGGCGGCAGCCCGGACCCGGCGCATTCGCCTCACGAGCGCGGTGACGGTGCTCGGAACCGAGGATCCGGTGCGAGTGTTTCAGCAGTTCAGCACCCTTGACCTGATCTCCGGCGGGCGGGCCGAGATCATGGCCGGGCGCGGCTCCTTCGCCGAGTCTTTTCCGCTGTTTTACGGCCAGCGCCCCTTCGACTACGACCGGCTCTTTGCCGAGAAGCTCGACCTGCTGCTCAGGCTGCGGCGTGAGACGGCGCCTCACTGGTCGGGCGAGTTCCGCCCGGCGCTGACGGGGCAGGAGGTGCATCCGCGTCCGGTACAGCGCGAATTGCCGGTATGGCTGGCGGTGGGCGGCACGCCCGCGTCTGCCGTGCGCGCCGGAGAACTCGGGCTGCCGATGGCGCTCGCGATCATCGGCGGGATGCCCGAGCGCTTCCGGGGCTTCGCTGAGCTCTACCGTCAGTCGGCGCAGGCGGCAGGCCAGGTGGCCCGGCTGGGCATCAACTCGCACGGGTTTATCGCCGCGACCTCGCAGGAGGCGGCGCGGACCTACTACCCGCCGCACGTCGCCATGATGAACCGCATTGGCCGCGAGCGCGGCTGGCCGCCCCTGACCCCGGAGGCGTTTCAGGGTGGGCGCGGTCTGCGCGGCGCGCTGTTCGTCGGGGACCCTGAGGAAGTGACCACGAAGATCCTGCACCAGCATGACCTCTTCGGCCACCACCGCTTCCTGATGCAGCCGGTCGGCACCCTGCCCCACAGCAGCATGATGAAGTCCATCGAGCTGTTCGGTACGCAGGTCGCCCCCACCGTTCGCCGGGAGATCGCGCGCCGGCAGGCGCAGGCCACCCCGACCACCGCCTGA
- a CDS encoding polysaccharide deacetylase family protein, translating into MLALCLLIPAAQASPADLAPVPRVQSVTVPGEVQPVAPGARLAPPLPQLRLTLPLPELERLEYRGNGFIEVAHGILLLGQSERGIARERALALRVVRGAFAARPTLAEVDVSVYDRASYGGFGGPLPLFTASVPRGRLNDFAAYVAGQGTYERVYEGRGNGSTPPAAPLRAPERLISFFGSASEWVRQSLQQSVSQFQGGVRQAVLFRGRLDRPLAALTFDDAPHPLYEPLLLDLLRRAGVRATFFVIGRNAVAYPYFVRDMVAQGHEVGNHTYHHVRLPGLSEAQVSFELTQANRVISALTGRPVRYFRPPGGDYSPLTLRVATQSGLVTTFWTDDPGDFANPGDAVIESRLLRHLRRGGIVLLHDNAGEAIDVLPAFLRAARSRGIALGTVGQLVGE; encoded by the coding sequence TTGCTGGCCCTTTGCCTGCTCATTCCGGCAGCGCAGGCCAGCCCCGCTGACCTCGCCCCGGTGCCCCGGGTGCAGTCGGTCACGGTTCCGGGGGAGGTCCAGCCCGTCGCCCCCGGTGCCCGCCTGGCGCCGCCCCTGCCGCAGCTCCGGCTGACACTGCCCCTCCCCGAGCTGGAGCGGCTGGAGTACCGGGGCAACGGCTTTATCGAAGTCGCGCACGGCATTCTGCTGCTGGGCCAGAGCGAGCGGGGCATCGCCCGCGAGCGTGCCCTGGCGCTGCGGGTGGTGCGCGGGGCCTTCGCCGCCCGCCCCACGCTCGCCGAGGTGGACGTGAGCGTGTACGACAGGGCGAGCTACGGGGGCTTCGGCGGCCCGCTGCCGCTGTTCACGGCCTCGGTGCCGCGTGGGCGCCTGAACGACTTCGCGGCCTACGTCGCCGGGCAGGGCACCTACGAGCGGGTCTACGAGGGGCGGGGCAACGGGAGCACGCCGCCCGCCGCGCCCCTGCGGGCACCCGAGCGCCTGATTTCCTTTTTCGGCAGCGCCTCCGAGTGGGTGCGCCAGAGCCTTCAGCAGAGCGTGTCGCAGTTCCAGGGTGGGGTGCGCCAGGCGGTGCTGTTCCGAGGCCGCCTGGACCGCCCGCTCGCCGCCCTGACCTTCGACGACGCGCCGCATCCGCTTTACGAGCCGCTGCTGCTCGACCTGCTGCGCCGGGCGGGGGTGCGGGCCACCTTTTTCGTGATCGGGCGCAATGCGGTGGCCTACCCTTACTTCGTGCGCGACATGGTCGCCCAGGGCCACGAGGTCGGCAACCACACCTACCACCACGTCCGGCTGCCGGGGCTGAGTGAAGCCCAGGTGAGCTTCGAGCTGACGCAGGCCAACCGGGTGATTTCGGCGCTGACGGGCCGCCCGGTGCGCTACTTCCGCCCGCCCGGCGGGGACTACTCGCCGCTGACGCTGCGGGTGGCGACGCAATCGGGGCTGGTCACGACCTTCTGGACCGACGACCCCGGCGACTTCGCCAACCCCGGCGACGCGGTGATCGAGTCGCGGCTGCTGCGGCACCTGCGCCGGGGCGGCATCGTGCTGCTGCACGACAACGCGGGCGAGGCCATCGACGTACTTCCGGCCTTCCTGCGGGCCGCCCGCTCGCGCGGCATCGCGCTGGGCACGGTGGGCCAGTTGGTCGGGGAGTAA
- a CDS encoding DedA family protein, with amino-acid sequence MTGPALPAWLTALDPAWLNAATLGLMFLEGAGVPGIPGVVPMLAQAGMIESGRTTFVEAALWGVAGNWLGSLAGYAFGRRGARRLPASWQARLGGERVRGLLARWGGALVVVIRTVGSLRTPVTWTAGPLGYPFVPFALYSLLGALLHVLVWQYGLWKFGALLLAVARRAETDLLGLALLLALGCGLWRWRGVGRAGPARPLEGGPPCRD; translated from the coding sequence GTGACGGGGCCTGCCCTGCCCGCGTGGCTCACGGCGCTCGACCCCGCGTGGCTGAACGCCGCGACGCTGGGGCTGATGTTCCTGGAGGGCGCGGGCGTGCCCGGCATTCCCGGCGTGGTTCCCATGCTCGCGCAGGCGGGGATGATCGAGTCGGGCCGCACCACCTTCGTCGAGGCGGCGCTGTGGGGCGTGGCAGGCAACTGGCTGGGCAGCCTCGCCGGGTACGCCTTCGGCCGGCGCGGGGCGCGGCGGCTGCCCGCGTCCTGGCAGGCCCGGCTGGGGGGTGAGCGGGTGCGGGGGCTGCTCGCCCGCTGGGGCGGGGCGCTGGTGGTCGTCATCCGCACGGTGGGGTCGCTGCGGACCCCGGTCACGTGGACGGCGGGACCGCTGGGTTACCCCTTCGTGCCCTTCGCCCTCTACAGCCTGCTGGGGGCGCTGCTGCACGTCTTGGTCTGGCAGTACGGCCTGTGGAAGTTCGGGGCGCTGCTGCTCGCGGTGGCCCGCCGCGCCGAGACCGACCTGCTGGGCCTGGCGCTGCTGCTTGCGCTGGGCTGTGGATTGTGGCGCTGGCGCGGGGTGGGCCGCGCCGGGCCAGCGCGTCCCCTGGAGGGAGGACCGCCGTGCCGCGACTGA
- a CDS encoding PIG-L deacetylase family protein: MPRLTRRPRRSRARWLPLAGGVLAALLAAWINSPLVDRVVGAEGARVAALPSAPPFQAGERVLVLAPHPDDETLCCAGMMQRARAAGAKVYVAWATAGDGFELDAAVTERVVRPRGQALRDLGKLRAAEARRAAALLGMPPGHTFMLGYPDGGLFRLFTTSYAQPYTSPRTGADAVYVPGALTPGVGSTGRALEADLGRVLDRVRPDLVLAPAPQDFHPDHRTLSYLAMRLMSGRGQEGRLRYWVVHGGLEWPLPKGLHPAEPLTPPPLARHLPWARVDLTPAQVARKRLAVDSYRTQTRLLGRFMHAFVRRNELLSPQPSDDSPREQGTGP; this comes from the coding sequence GTGCCGCGACTGACCCGCCGACCCCGCCGCTCGCGGGCACGGTGGCTGCCCCTCGCCGGGGGGGTCCTCGCCGCGCTGCTCGCCGCCTGGATCAACTCGCCGCTGGTGGACCGGGTGGTGGGCGCGGAGGGGGCCAGGGTCGCCGCTCTGCCTTCCGCCCCTCCCTTCCAGGCCGGGGAGCGGGTGCTCGTCCTCGCGCCGCACCCCGACGACGAGACGCTGTGCTGCGCGGGGATGATGCAGCGGGCGCGGGCGGCGGGCGCGAAGGTGTACGTGGCGTGGGCCACCGCCGGGGACGGCTTCGAGCTGGACGCGGCCGTGACCGAACGGGTGGTGCGGCCCCGGGGTCAGGCCCTGCGCGACTTGGGGAAGCTCCGCGCGGCGGAGGCGCGGCGGGCGGCGGCGCTGCTGGGCATGCCCCCCGGTCATACCTTCATGTTGGGCTACCCGGACGGCGGGCTGTTTCGCCTGTTCACGACCTCCTACGCCCAGCCCTACACCTCGCCGCGCACCGGGGCAGACGCGGTGTACGTGCCCGGAGCGCTGACGCCCGGTGTAGGGAGCACCGGGCGGGCGCTGGAGGCCGACCTGGGCCGGGTGCTGGACCGGGTGCGGCCCGACCTGGTGCTCGCCCCCGCTCCGCAGGACTTCCACCCCGACCACCGCACCCTCTCGTACCTCGCCATGCGGCTGATGAGCGGGCGGGGTCAGGAGGGGCGGCTGCGCTACTGGGTGGTGCACGGCGGGCTGGAATGGCCGCTGCCCAAGGGCCTGCACCCCGCCGAGCCGCTCACCCCGCCGCCCCTGGCCCGGCACCTTCCCTGGGCGCGGGTGGACCTGACCCCGGCGCAGGTGGCGCGCAAGCGCCTCGCCGTGGACAGCTACCGCACCCAGACGCGGCTGCTGGGGCGCTTTATGCACGCCTTCGTGCGGCGCAACGAGCTGCTCAGCCCCCAGCCCTCCGATGACTCACCCCGGGAGCAGGGGACTGGCCCCTGA
- the pucL gene encoding factor-independent urate hydroxylase, whose protein sequence is MTQTQNSPTQVSARLGANNYGKAEVKLMKVFRDTARHEIRELTVRVAMTGDFGAAHTHGDNTDLVATDTVRNTIYGLAKEGFQGSPEAFGKELIAHFVKTGPRVTGGFAEFTEFLWERLQVGGEGHDHAFVRQMPQRTVRVESQDGQTFQVTSGLENLYVLKTTQSGWEGYLLDERFTTLPETHDRVMATFVTCKWEYLDGSVEVDYDDVWARVYRQIQETFTDHYSPSLQNTLFLMGQAVLTACPEISRIWFQMPNKHHLKYNLERFGLENNNEIFHVDPEPYGLMEAWVERDA, encoded by the coding sequence ATGACGCAGACCCAGAACAGCCCCACCCAGGTGAGCGCCCGGCTCGGGGCGAACAACTACGGCAAGGCCGAGGTCAAGCTGATGAAGGTCTTTCGCGACACCGCGCGTCACGAGATCCGCGAACTGACCGTGCGTGTGGCAATGACCGGCGACTTCGGTGCGGCGCACACCCACGGCGACAACACCGACCTCGTCGCCACCGACACCGTCCGCAACACCATCTATGGCCTGGCGAAGGAAGGCTTCCAGGGTAGTCCCGAAGCCTTCGGCAAGGAGCTGATCGCCCACTTTGTGAAGACTGGTCCCCGGGTCACCGGAGGCTTCGCCGAGTTCACCGAGTTCCTCTGGGAGCGCCTTCAGGTGGGCGGGGAGGGCCACGACCACGCCTTCGTGCGCCAGATGCCCCAGCGCACCGTTCGCGTGGAGAGCCAGGACGGCCAGACTTTCCAGGTCACCTCGGGCCTCGAGAACCTCTATGTCCTGAAAACCACCCAGAGTGGCTGGGAGGGTTACCTGCTCGACGAGCGCTTCACCACGCTGCCCGAGACGCATGACCGCGTGATGGCGACCTTCGTGACCTGCAAGTGGGAGTACCTTGACGGTTCCGTCGAGGTGGACTACGACGACGTGTGGGCCCGGGTCTACCGCCAGATTCAGGAGACGTTCACCGACCACTACTCGCCCAGCCTGCAAAACACGCTGTTCCTGATGGGTCAGGCGGTGCTGACGGCGTGCCCCGAGATCTCGCGCATCTGGTTCCAGATGCCCAACAAGCACCACCTGAAGTACAACCTCGAACGCTTCGGGCTGGAAAACAACAATGAGATCTTCCACGTGGATCCCGAGCCCTACGGTCTGATGGAAGCCTGGGTGGAGCGCGACGCGTGA